The following are encoded together in the Anoplopoma fimbria isolate UVic2021 breed Golden Eagle Sablefish chromosome 13, Afim_UVic_2022, whole genome shotgun sequence genome:
- the gdnfb gene encoding glial cell line-derived neurotrophic factor isoform X1, translating into MKLWDSLTTCLILLSAVHASRLLRSRPQSTSTSTKSNGRAPEIPLELPPVQIRLSVTSPGISRAQAATADWEETLLAGGEQYTMEEPSPNEFEDVVDFIKVTISRVRRSSSSTVSSSTSSTTSSPLKEDLSSRARHRRERKKGVSRQSGGRRGRAREGGAGRKARGGGQGCVLKQIHLNVTDLGLGYRSSEEMLFRYCSGPCRKSETNYDKILYNLAHNKRLPSKDTPPQACCRPIAFDDDLSFLDDNLVYHTVRKHSARKCGCV; encoded by the exons ATGAAGTTATGGGATAGCCTGACCACTTGTTTGATACTGCTGAGCGCCGTGCATGCCAGCCGGCTGCTCCGGAGCCGACCGCAGTCCACGTCCACGTCCACGAAGAGTAACGGGCGCGCCCCCGAGATTCCCCTGGAGCTCCCGCCGGTTCAGATCCGCCTGTCTGTCACCTCCCCGGGAATCAGCCGCGCACAGGCGGCTACAGCGGACTGGGAAGAGACGCTGCTGGCTGGAGGAGAACAAT ACACGATGGAGGAACCATCCCCAAACGAGTTTGAAGACGTGGTGGACTTTATCAAAGTGACCATCAGTAGAGTGCGTCGCTCCTCATCATCTACCGTGTCCTCATctacctcctccaccacctcatCCCCCCTTAAAGAAGACTTGAGCAGTCGGGCTCGACAcagaagggagaggaagaagggggtGAGccggcagagtggaggacgaaGAGGAAGAGCCAGAGAAGGGGGGGCAGGGAGGAAGGCCAGGGGAGGAGGACAAGGCTGTGTGCTCAAACAGATCCACCTCAATGTGACGGACCTCGGTCTGGGCTACCGCTCCAGCGAGGAAATGTTATTCAGGTACTGTTCCGGACCCTGCAGGAAGTCCGAGACCAACTACGACAAAATCCTTTACAACCTGGCTCACAACAAGAGGCTGCCCTCTAAAGACACGCCCCCTCAGGCTTGCTGTAGACCGATAGCGTTTGACGATGACCTCTCGTTTCTGGATGACAACCTCGTTTACCACACCGTGAGGAAGCACTCTGCCAGGAAGTGTGGTTGTGTGTAG
- the gdnfb gene encoding glial cell line-derived neurotrophic factor isoform X2 codes for MEEPSPNEFEDVVDFIKVTISRVRRSSSSTVSSSTSSTTSSPLKEDLSSRARHRRERKKGVSRQSGGRRGRAREGGAGRKARGGGQGCVLKQIHLNVTDLGLGYRSSEEMLFRYCSGPCRKSETNYDKILYNLAHNKRLPSKDTPPQACCRPIAFDDDLSFLDDNLVYHTVRKHSARKCGCV; via the coding sequence ATGGAGGAACCATCCCCAAACGAGTTTGAAGACGTGGTGGACTTTATCAAAGTGACCATCAGTAGAGTGCGTCGCTCCTCATCATCTACCGTGTCCTCATctacctcctccaccacctcatCCCCCCTTAAAGAAGACTTGAGCAGTCGGGCTCGACAcagaagggagaggaagaagggggtGAGccggcagagtggaggacgaaGAGGAAGAGCCAGAGAAGGGGGGGCAGGGAGGAAGGCCAGGGGAGGAGGACAAGGCTGTGTGCTCAAACAGATCCACCTCAATGTGACGGACCTCGGTCTGGGCTACCGCTCCAGCGAGGAAATGTTATTCAGGTACTGTTCCGGACCCTGCAGGAAGTCCGAGACCAACTACGACAAAATCCTTTACAACCTGGCTCACAACAAGAGGCTGCCCTCTAAAGACACGCCCCCTCAGGCTTGCTGTAGACCGATAGCGTTTGACGATGACCTCTCGTTTCTGGATGACAACCTCGTTTACCACACCGTGAGGAAGCACTCTGCCAGGAAGTGTGGTTGTGTGTAG
- the ndc80 gene encoding kinetochore protein NDC80 homolog isoform X1: MERGRMSRATSGRPSELPMRVQDTNRMSMVYTTPKSKQPSFGKLNIPKPQSVTSERRTSFFGARRSVGASMPRNSTMSGFGGTEKIKDTRPLHDKSFVQQCIRQLHEFLTEQGYPGTLSAKTLQSPSTKEFVKVFEFVYRQLDPTFEMPNSKVEEEVPAILKALRYPFVLSKSSMYSVGAPHTWPQALGALMWLIDQVKINWSLSKQELLFSDFCEDSDNIEEGAEYNKLLLDYTAEAYSKFMQGEDSFDDVDEFFLNKLKKLYNVDETLLASMEEKYRILTDEVERLEKDSQTDRLMTKRMERVKLQADLKKLQSYRSNLESFKANLENRASELSDELETTGSHLESLKHEQNELQVRLQNQKFTPADVERINREKRELQQTINSLSKSLEDAEQHKWNEEIALAKVKEKTELKVTEYHKLARKLKLIPLSAENACGHDFEIRPFECGPGSMVQHKMQIQMLLRKLVSDVEEENSRLANMKLSLEESSEQVNSNILDKSNDLKQLREQIRKLDERLDSDMQELAQEEQDWATEVDSVENHRTLLEKKVNYGYDESVQQLKTAQQQYHLVLQETNEERRTVANNLASVFTTAANHLSITEKCLEDLHGRVQRVCSKAVEEDDAAVQKLRETLKSFTSKANSL, translated from the exons ATGGAGCG TGGAAGGATGAGTCGAGCAACAAGCGGCAGACCGTCGGAGCTGCCTATGCGAGTACAAGACACCAACAGGATGAGCATGGTGTATACGACACCAAAGAG taaACAGCCTTCCTTTGGGAAGCTGAACATACCCAAACCGCAGTCTGTGACCTCTGAAAGGCGGACCAGCTTCTTTGGTGCCCG CAGGAGTGTAGGAGCCAGCATGCCTCGCAACAGCACCATGTCAGGGTTTGGAGGAACTGAGAAGATCAAAGACACGAGACCTCTGCACGATAAATCCTTTGTTCAGCAATGTATCAGACAGCTGCATGAG TTCTTGACAGAGCAGGGTTACCCAGGCACTTTGTCAGCCAAGACCCTCCAGTCTCCCTCTACCAAGGAGTTTGTGAAGGTGTTTGAGTTTGTCTACCGTCAGCTAGACCCGACCTTTGAGATGCCAAACTCAAAAGTTGAGGAGGAGGTTCCAGCTATCCTGAAAGCCCTGAg GTATCCATTTGTTCTCTCCAAGTCTTCGATGTATTCTGTTGGAGCTCCCCACACCTGGCCTCAGGCACTTGGGGCTCTCATGTGGCTTATTGACCAAGTCAAG ATCAACTGGAGTTTGAGTAAGCAGGAGCTGCTGTTCAGTGACTTCTGTGAAGACAGCGACAATATCGAGGAGGGGGCCGAGTATAACAAG CTCCTCTTAGACTATACAGCTGAGGCATACTCCAAGTTCATGCAGGGTGAAGACTCATTCGATGATGTGGATGAATTCTTCCTCAATAAACTAA AGAAACTGTACAACGTTGATGAGACTCTGCTGGCTTCAATGGAGGAGAAATACAGAATACTCACAGATGAGGTTGAACGACTGGAGAAGGATAGCCAGACG GACCGTCTAATGACCAAGAGAATGGAAAGGGTGAAGCTGCAGGCAGACCTCAAGAAACTCCAGAGTTATCGAAGCAACCTGGAGTCCTTCAAAGCCAACCTGGAGAACAGAGCTTCAGAACTGAGTGATGAGCTGGAGACTACTG GCAGTCACCTGGAGTCTCTAAAACATGAGCAAAATGAACTGCAAGTCCGCTTGCAGAACCAGAAGTTCACTCCAGCTGATGTCGAGAGGatcaacagagagaagagagaactCCAACAGACCATCAACAGTCTCAGCAAGTCTCTGGAAGATGCTGAACAGCACAAGTGGAACGAGGAGATCGCTCTGGCCAAAGTGAAAGAGAAG ACGGAGTTGAAGGTCACTGAGTACCACAAGCTGGCACGTAAACTGAAGCTGATACCACTGTCTGCAGAGAATGCCTGTGGTCATGACTTTGAGATCAGGCCATTTGAATGTGGACCCGGCAGCATGGTTCAACATAAAATGCAGATACAG ATGCTCCTTAGAAAGCTGGTCAGTGACGTGGAGGAAGAAAACAGTCGATTAGCCAACATGAAACTCAGTCTGGAGGAGTCTAGTGAGCAG gTGAATTCTAACATCTTGGACAAGTCCAATGACCTAAAGCAGCTGAGAGAGCAGATTCGCAAGCTGGATGAACGATTGGATTCTGACATGCAG GAGCTTGCCCAAGAGGAACAGGACTGGGCAACAGAGGTGGATTCAGTGGAGAACCATCGTACACTTCTTGAGAAGAAGGTTAATTATGGTTACGACGAGTCCGTGCAACAACTGAAGACAGCGCAACAACA GTACCACCTGGTGCTTCAGGAGACCAACGAGGAGAGACGAACAGTAGCCAACAACCTTGCATCTGTATTCACCACAGCTGCCAACCACTTGTCAATCACAGAG AAGTGCCTGGAGGATCTGCACGGCAGAGTTCAACGTGTCTGCTCTAAGGCTGTGGAAGAGGATGACGCTGCTGTACAGAAGCTGAGGGAAACTTTGAAGAGCTTCACGTCCAAGGCAAACAGTCTGTGA
- the ndc80 gene encoding kinetochore protein NDC80 homolog isoform X2: MERGRMSRATSGRPSELPMRVQDTNRMSMVYTTPKSKQPSFGKLNIPKPQSVTSERRTSFFGARSVGASMPRNSTMSGFGGTEKIKDTRPLHDKSFVQQCIRQLHEFLTEQGYPGTLSAKTLQSPSTKEFVKVFEFVYRQLDPTFEMPNSKVEEEVPAILKALRYPFVLSKSSMYSVGAPHTWPQALGALMWLIDQVKINWSLSKQELLFSDFCEDSDNIEEGAEYNKLLLDYTAEAYSKFMQGEDSFDDVDEFFLNKLKKLYNVDETLLASMEEKYRILTDEVERLEKDSQTDRLMTKRMERVKLQADLKKLQSYRSNLESFKANLENRASELSDELETTGSHLESLKHEQNELQVRLQNQKFTPADVERINREKRELQQTINSLSKSLEDAEQHKWNEEIALAKVKEKTELKVTEYHKLARKLKLIPLSAENACGHDFEIRPFECGPGSMVQHKMQIQMLLRKLVSDVEEENSRLANMKLSLEESSEQVNSNILDKSNDLKQLREQIRKLDERLDSDMQELAQEEQDWATEVDSVENHRTLLEKKVNYGYDESVQQLKTAQQQYHLVLQETNEERRTVANNLASVFTTAANHLSITEKCLEDLHGRVQRVCSKAVEEDDAAVQKLRETLKSFTSKANSL, from the exons ATGGAGCG TGGAAGGATGAGTCGAGCAACAAGCGGCAGACCGTCGGAGCTGCCTATGCGAGTACAAGACACCAACAGGATGAGCATGGTGTATACGACACCAAAGAG taaACAGCCTTCCTTTGGGAAGCTGAACATACCCAAACCGCAGTCTGTGACCTCTGAAAGGCGGACCAGCTTCTTTGGTGCCCG GAGTGTAGGAGCCAGCATGCCTCGCAACAGCACCATGTCAGGGTTTGGAGGAACTGAGAAGATCAAAGACACGAGACCTCTGCACGATAAATCCTTTGTTCAGCAATGTATCAGACAGCTGCATGAG TTCTTGACAGAGCAGGGTTACCCAGGCACTTTGTCAGCCAAGACCCTCCAGTCTCCCTCTACCAAGGAGTTTGTGAAGGTGTTTGAGTTTGTCTACCGTCAGCTAGACCCGACCTTTGAGATGCCAAACTCAAAAGTTGAGGAGGAGGTTCCAGCTATCCTGAAAGCCCTGAg GTATCCATTTGTTCTCTCCAAGTCTTCGATGTATTCTGTTGGAGCTCCCCACACCTGGCCTCAGGCACTTGGGGCTCTCATGTGGCTTATTGACCAAGTCAAG ATCAACTGGAGTTTGAGTAAGCAGGAGCTGCTGTTCAGTGACTTCTGTGAAGACAGCGACAATATCGAGGAGGGGGCCGAGTATAACAAG CTCCTCTTAGACTATACAGCTGAGGCATACTCCAAGTTCATGCAGGGTGAAGACTCATTCGATGATGTGGATGAATTCTTCCTCAATAAACTAA AGAAACTGTACAACGTTGATGAGACTCTGCTGGCTTCAATGGAGGAGAAATACAGAATACTCACAGATGAGGTTGAACGACTGGAGAAGGATAGCCAGACG GACCGTCTAATGACCAAGAGAATGGAAAGGGTGAAGCTGCAGGCAGACCTCAAGAAACTCCAGAGTTATCGAAGCAACCTGGAGTCCTTCAAAGCCAACCTGGAGAACAGAGCTTCAGAACTGAGTGATGAGCTGGAGACTACTG GCAGTCACCTGGAGTCTCTAAAACATGAGCAAAATGAACTGCAAGTCCGCTTGCAGAACCAGAAGTTCACTCCAGCTGATGTCGAGAGGatcaacagagagaagagagaactCCAACAGACCATCAACAGTCTCAGCAAGTCTCTGGAAGATGCTGAACAGCACAAGTGGAACGAGGAGATCGCTCTGGCCAAAGTGAAAGAGAAG ACGGAGTTGAAGGTCACTGAGTACCACAAGCTGGCACGTAAACTGAAGCTGATACCACTGTCTGCAGAGAATGCCTGTGGTCATGACTTTGAGATCAGGCCATTTGAATGTGGACCCGGCAGCATGGTTCAACATAAAATGCAGATACAG ATGCTCCTTAGAAAGCTGGTCAGTGACGTGGAGGAAGAAAACAGTCGATTAGCCAACATGAAACTCAGTCTGGAGGAGTCTAGTGAGCAG gTGAATTCTAACATCTTGGACAAGTCCAATGACCTAAAGCAGCTGAGAGAGCAGATTCGCAAGCTGGATGAACGATTGGATTCTGACATGCAG GAGCTTGCCCAAGAGGAACAGGACTGGGCAACAGAGGTGGATTCAGTGGAGAACCATCGTACACTTCTTGAGAAGAAGGTTAATTATGGTTACGACGAGTCCGTGCAACAACTGAAGACAGCGCAACAACA GTACCACCTGGTGCTTCAGGAGACCAACGAGGAGAGACGAACAGTAGCCAACAACCTTGCATCTGTATTCACCACAGCTGCCAACCACTTGTCAATCACAGAG AAGTGCCTGGAGGATCTGCACGGCAGAGTTCAACGTGTCTGCTCTAAGGCTGTGGAAGAGGATGACGCTGCTGTACAGAAGCTGAGGGAAACTTTGAAGAGCTTCACGTCCAAGGCAAACAGTCTGTGA